From the genome of Fusarium oxysporum f. sp. lycopersici 4287 chromosome 3, whole genome shotgun sequence, one region includes:
- a CDS encoding hypothetical protein (At least one base has a quality score < 10): MSSSSPVAHASPHLRKPLDTQRGTGGDMSMMFFAQPDCPSRFAHQDQHRIKGLNAETLARIFLPPPSWLLAAEYAPLRSDVDGSSTSIFFSLNLSIYNQPIVASEWIEEWFFMNGRVHPYAFAWEVEQHDGLESDADCTLLYTMPALIVRDQGYQPVLPRLFASMDSFPCVPPIVSFAGPVTGPGHSLLRQDLLPGLDATQLKCCGFIQLSTYLGPGNPDKPPFRGFHPFQVFVIFPIHTNPWAILCKKMTERRDSQFQPNAQFTCTGKVAGLLDHRVMVHPPGFQRDYVFIVVPDSWTFLDKTTTPTTQPVLPLSAPPKRQASSATSSFQDIRAACYSLATPSPLPPSPPTSSSGQPDTPPLKRHYPDHAQTPTKRQRVLQPAPALSSTPDSCSTVTQPFPASASTSSSSEPNTTRQGPASVNLSTPALDSIVASPSDSPNRPHRSRQPTKRILEKEYNNMNNNQLQYSQVENKPKPN, encoded by the exons atgtcttcctcttcgcccGTCGCCCATGCTTCGCCCCACCTTCGAAAGCCGCTCGACACCCAAAGGGGAACTGGCGGCGATATGTCTATGATGTTCTTCGCCCAACCAGACTGCCCCTCTAGATTTGCTCACCAGGATCAGCATCGCATCAAGGGCCTCAATGCCGAAACGCTCGCCCGCatcttcttgcctcccccCTCGTGGTTGTTGGCTGCGGAATATGCGCCCTTGCGGTCCGACGTTGACGGCTCGtcaacatccatcttcttcagtctcAATCTCTCGATTTACAATCAACCTATTGTTGCCTCAGAATGGATCGAAGAGTGGTTCTTCATGAATGGCCGCGTCCACCCGTACGCATTTGCGTGGGAGGTTGAGCAGCATGACGGTTTAGAATCGGATGCAGACTGCACCCTTCTCTACACGATGCCTGCCCTCATCGTCCGTGATCAAGGCTATCAGCC CGTGCTTCCCAGGCTCTTCGCCTCCATGGACAGCTTCCCCTGTGTCCCGCCCATCGTTTCCTTCGCTGGCCCTGTCACCGGCCCTGGTCACTCCTTGCTGCGACAGGACCTCCTCCCAGGTCTGGACGCCACCCAACTGAAGTGCTGCGGCTTCATCCAGCTTTCCACTTATCTTGGTCCTGGGAACCCCGACAAGCCTCCATTCAGAGGCTTCCACCCTTTCCAGgtcttcgtcatctttcCCATTCACACGAATCCCTGGGCCATCCTGTGCAAGAAAATGACCGAGAGGCGAGATTCCCAGTTCCAGCCTAACGCCCAATTCACCTGCACAGGGAAAGTCGCTGGCCTGCTTGATCATCGCGTTATGGTCCATCCGCCAGGGTTCCAAAGAGACTATGTCTTTATTGTCGTTCCCGATTCCTGGACTTTTCTCGACAAGACCACCACCCCCACAACTCAACCGGTCTTGCCTCTCTCAGCGCCACCAAAACGACAAGCATCCTCAGCTACCTCTTCTTTCCAGGATATACGCGCTGCCTGCTATTCACTGGCTACACCTAGCCCTCTTCCACCAAGTCCTccaacttcatcctcagGCCAGCCCGATACACCACCGCTAAAGCGGCACTATCCTGACCATGCCCAGACGCCAACAAAGAGGCAGCGTGTGCTGCAGCCGGCCCCAGCCCTTTCCTCTACGCCTGACAGTTGCAGCACTGTCACTCAACCTTTCCctgcctcagcctcaacgtCTTCCTCTAGCGAGCCAAACACTACTAGGCAGGGTCCTGCCTCGGTGAACCTTTCGACGCCTGCCCTTGATTCAATCGTCGCTTCACCATCAGACTCGCCAAACCGGCCACATCGAAGCCGCCAACCTACCAAAAGAATTCTAGAAAAGGAATATAACAACATGAACAATAATCAGCTGCAATACTCTCAGGTGGAAAATAAACCAAAACCAAATTAG
- a CDS encoding aquaporin rerated protein, other eukaryote: MGPTAEKNGHDDLGHPRGHLSTFNAHLVAASGEFVGTFFFLYFGYAGNMMAVLQSPYPAINGGLASTTDTWIAISYGFSLLVNVWAFYRISGGLFNPAVTLGLCIAGQLPWLRAAFLVPAQLLGSMCAGGLVDAMFPGSVAQANTVLGPYTSIAKGVFLEMFFTAQLIFVVLMLAAEKSRDTFIAPIGIGLALFVALIPGKYTQAGESIYRCR, translated from the exons ATGGGGCCTACCGCTGAGAAAAATGGGCATGATGATCTAGGCCATCCACGAGGTCATCTAAGCACATTCAATGCTCACTTGGTCGCCGCATCAGGAGAGTTCGTTGGGACATTCTTTTTCCTCTACTTTGGCTATGCTGGAAACATGATGGCTGTTCTCCAATCACCATATCCTGCTATCAATGGTGGGTTGGCAAGTACTACGGACACTTGGATCGCAATATCGTACGGATTTTCTCTACTGGTCAACGTCTGGGCTTTCTACCGGATCAGCGGAGGATTATTCAACCCAGCA GTCACGCTCGGTTTATGCATCGCAGGACAGCTCCCTTGGCTGCGCGCTGCGTTCCTTGTCCCCGCACAGCTACTCGGATCCATGTGCGCGGGTGGCCTTGTCGATGCGATGTTCCCAGGGTCAGTGGCGCAGGCCAACACAGTACTCGGACCTTATACTTCTATTGCGAAAGGCGTGTTCTTGGAGATGTTCTTCACAGCTCAGCTGATTTTTGTTGTCTTGATGCTGGCTGCTGAAAAGTCTCGAGATACCTTCATTGCGCCCATCGGCATTGGGCTCGCCTTATTTGTAGCTCTGATCCCTGGTAAGTATACTCAGGCTGGCGAATCTATCTACCGATGTAGATGA